TCTGATTAGTCCACCGCATACTAGACGGCACTGCTCGATGGGTGCAAGGCAGAGGAGAGGATGAAAGCCGGGTTGGCAGTGGCGAATAATGAAAAGTGAAAGGCCCATACGGATACCTTCCACCTCATCACAGCGCTATTTCTCAGGCCGTCTGTACTCTGGCCCAGGTAGGTGGGCGGTGATAGCGCCCGACGACAGAGCTCATAAACAGGAAGGCCACCAGTGAATACAACACTTGTGCTGGCTCAAAGACGAAGAAGGCTACCGACACAATCAGGATGTCGCCCACCAGGGTGGTCTTGCCCGCATGAATGCCAAAATGGCGCTCCAGATACATGGCCAGAATGTTCAGCCCGCCCAGCGAGGACTGGTGACGGAACAGAATAATCAGGCCAAACCCCACCAGCATCCCACCAAGCACGGCGGCCAGTACAGGCTCGGCAATGTTGAAGTCCAGATAGCGACGCATCAGCTCTGACAATAGCGACAGCAGGCTGACACTGATAAAGGTACGCACAGTGAAAGCGCGCCCCATGCAACGAATGGCCAGCAAATAAAACGGCAGATTAAGGATGAAGAACAGTTGGCCGAAGCTCAGTGTGCTCAGGTGCTGCACGATCAGCCCCATACCCGCCGTACCGCTGATCAGGAGATGGGAGGAGTTGAGCAGATGAATGCCCAGTGCAACCAGAAGACAGCCTTCCAGAATGGAAAGCCAACGATGGGTGATGATCATTTTCAACGACTCCCCGCTTGTGGCGGATTGAAGCGATAACAGGAAGCAGCCTTCTGCTCTTGTGGAGCCTGTTGCTGCGAAGTGGGCCACAGAGAAATTCCCTAGTGCGCCTAGCCCTGAGAAAGCACATTACATGCCAGTCGGCAGACAGGCCTCAGAGCGCGAAAAACGGTCGCCATTATCCATAAAGACGATGAACAATGCACCACAAGGTGATCATTATTTAAAACACGCACACTTTCAGTGCTGCAAGAAAACACGAGGGACGACGGGTCGCAGCAAACGCCCTGTCAGGAGACTTCGCGCTCGCCACCTGTGGCGTTAAACAGCGGTTTAACCTGCACCTCGGCAATACGGCCAGGCAGCAGCTTCTGTAATGACTGATAGAGCATGGTGAGGCTGACCGGTTTCGGCAGGAAGTCATCCATCCCGCAGGCCATACACTGCTGGCGCTCAGACTCCAGTACGCCGGCAGTCAGGGCAATAATAGGGATGTTCAGTTGCAGTTGTCGGCGAATCGTCCGTGTCGCGGTAAAACCATCCATCACGGGCATCTGTACATCCATCAGGATCACATCAAAATCCGCCCCCGGCAGCTGCAGGCGATCAACCGCCTCCTGACCGTGCTGCGCGATATCCACCTCAACCCCCAGACGTGCCAGCAGACGTGAAGCGACTTTCTGATTGACCACGTTGTCTTCCACCAGCAGGCAGCGCGCTGCCCGCCTGACTGGCTCTGTACCGGCCCCGGCATAGGCATGTGCCGGTTCAGTGCCCGGGGAAGCCTCCAGTTTCATCTCCGCTTCCGGCCGTGGCAGCTGCAGTTCACTGCCCTGCTCCGGCGACATGCCTGCTGACGCACCACGCAACAGTGCAGAGCGCAGTGCATGGCGCAATTTGTTCGGCGTTATCGGGGAGTAGAGGTTGTAGCACTGGCTGAAGGCCAGCACCTCTTCACCCGACCAGTGACGCCCTGCGCGACTCAGCACGATCACTGGCAGTTGTTTAAGCTCAGGCAAACGCTGCAGACAGTCTGCCACTCTGTCGACGGCGAAACGGCTATCAATCAGCAGGGTGTCGTAGTCGAGCGGATCAATTCGCTGCTCGATGGTCTCCAGCGCCTCAAGCCCATGTCGTTCCATGCGCCAGCCAAGACGCTGGCTGACGGAGCCCAGACTGCTGGCCAGCAATGGGCAGGGCGAAAGTAATAGCAGGCGCCGAGCCTCGCCACTGGCCTTACAGGGCTCAGCAAAAACGACCGGCAGGCGCACGGTGAAACAGCTGCCTTTATCCGCCTCGCTGGTAAAGGTCAGACTCCCGCCCATCAACTCCACCAGACGTTTACTGATCACCAGACCCAGCCCGGTGCCACCAAAGCGGCGCGTCATGGAGTTGTCGGCCTGATTGAAAGGCACAAACAGGCGTTTCTGCTGAGCGACGGTCATGCCTATGCCGGTATCACGCACTGTACAGACCAGCCAGGACTTGCCACTGTGGTCCATATCGAAACTCAGAGACAGGCATACCTCGCCTTCCAGCGTGAATTTGATGGCATTGCTGCACAGATTCATCAGCACCTGCTTGAGGCGCAAACCGTCGCAGAAAACCTTGCCCGGCACCGTTGGCTGCACTTCTATCAGCAGCTCAAGATGCTTGTCGGCACTGTTGATGGACATCACTGACGCTACCGTATCGATCACCTCATCCAGATCGACATGGGACGGTGCCAGCTCCAGTCGCTCTGCCTCGATCTTGGAAAAGTCGAGAATGTCGTTGAGGATGGCCAGCAGTGCCTGCCCGGAAGCAGCGATCATCTGCAACGCCTCTTTCTGCTCATCATTGACCGGTGAGTTCATCATCAACTGCGCCATGCCCAGCACTGCGTTCAGCGGGGTACGGATTTCATGGCTCATATTGGCCAGGAACAGACTCTTGGCGCGGTTGGCTGATTCGGCCTGATCACGTGCGGCCAGCAGCTCCTTCTGAGTCTGTTTCAGGGAGGAAATATCGTTGGCGATGCTGAGATAACCGGTCAGCTGGCCGGATGCATCAAAAATACCCGTGGTCGCCACCACCACCGCCAGCAGCTGCCCGTCACTGCGCACATAGGTCCACTCATTGACGTCACTACCACCTTCCGTGCGGGCCCGCGCGGTCAGCACTTCCATGCCCCGAATGGGATAACCCAGCTCACGCTCCAGTCGACGGCTGCGCTCGGCAAACTCTTCCGGCCGGTGAAAGACCGCCGGCGTCAGCTTGTCGACGACCATGTCGCCGCGATACCCCAGCATCCGCTCGGCACCGGTATTGAACAGCGTGATGGTGCCCGACAGATCCGTCGCAATGATGGAAACCTGAGTGGCCGCGTTGATGACCCCCTGCAGCTGCGCACGGGCACTGAGCAGTGCCAGCTCGATCTGTTTGCTGGCGGTCACATCGATATTGACCCCAAACAGCCGGAAGACCTTACCCTGGCTGTCCAGCTCAACATTGGCACTGTCGACGATCCAGCGAATCTGGCCATCCGGCCATAGCACCCGGTATTCCATCCGATAGCTTTTTTTCGCCGCTACCGCCTGCATTACGGTTTCCTGCGCCTGATCACGATCTTCAGGATGGATGCTCTGTAACCACAGTTCATGAGTAGGACTGAGGCTCATTTCCCTGACGCCGAACATGCGATAGATACTTTCTGCCCACCAGCCGACGTTGGTGTCGACCTGCCATTCCCAGGCTCCGGCGTTAACCGTGTCC
This genomic interval from Pokkaliibacter sp. MBI-7 contains the following:
- a CDS encoding YitT family protein produces the protein MIITHRWLSILEGCLLVALGIHLLNSSHLLISGTAGMGLIVQHLSTLSFGQLFFILNLPFYLLAIRCMGRAFTVRTFISVSLLSLLSELMRRYLDFNIAEPVLAAVLGGMLVGFGLIILFRHQSSLGGLNILAMYLERHFGIHAGKTTLVGDILIVSVAFFVFEPAQVLYSLVAFLFMSSVVGRYHRPPTWARVQTA
- a CDS encoding PAS domain S-box protein, with product MLTVLRSTLLYLALAVLSLLLTHINADAIYIWLADAWALAHLMTEPARQRLAKLAGFFGAGVAARWAMGDVTAVAVFYSAVHVLQVAAILMVAQRFISFPLNRHVLVEKVLYILFASSVLFIPLAAVCAAGMAAGANRAEFSEALGSYWLSGVTGQCLLFIPTLLADRQRWQEWRQPRRALEVVGWFLTILASSWIILDTLTFPYIYVVIPLAFMAVRLGGFFTALVSLLVIVCEAIMLLVFGASLSAFSDVNAAQSIWATSAMTVVLASLLGVLRDNMKERSRRLSESENRIRAALDYSATGFAVCNISGEILEINPYLCSLIGVRSAQLIGKPFAGLVVSDGHDELQHALSQLQNNASHYVPVRWRLNACGGQRWAKGRVSLLQANQEILIQLEDMSDSVASQQHIKHLKERFELAQRSMKLGVWDFDLHTNELVWDEFMYHLYGVDDCGQKLDYEFWRSFVLPDDLLATEAHLQHCLATGTDFDSEFRIVLRDGSVRTLHANSLTLFDAGGTAVRMVGVNWDVTERSRAERKLMEQDHRLQLALDTVNAGAWEWQVDTNVGWWAESIYRMFGVREMSLSPTHELWLQSIHPEDRDQAQETVMQAVAAKKSYRMEYRVLWPDGQIRWIVDSANVELDSQGKVFRLFGVNIDVTASKQIELALLSARAQLQGVINAATQVSIIATDLSGTITLFNTGAERMLGYRGDMVVDKLTPAVFHRPEEFAERSRRLERELGYPIRGMEVLTARARTEGGSDVNEWTYVRSDGQLLAVVVATTGIFDASGQLTGYLSIANDISSLKQTQKELLAARDQAESANRAKSLFLANMSHEIRTPLNAVLGMAQLMMNSPVNDEQKEALQMIAASGQALLAILNDILDFSKIEAERLELAPSHVDLDEVIDTVASVMSINSADKHLELLIEVQPTVPGKVFCDGLRLKQVLMNLCSNAIKFTLEGEVCLSLSFDMDHSGKSWLVCTVRDTGIGMTVAQQKRLFVPFNQADNSMTRRFGGTGLGLVISKRLVELMGGSLTFTSEADKGSCFTVRLPVVFAEPCKASGEARRLLLLSPCPLLASSLGSVSQRLGWRMERHGLEALETIEQRIDPLDYDTLLIDSRFAVDRVADCLQRLPELKQLPVIVLSRAGRHWSGEEVLAFSQCYNLYSPITPNKLRHALRSALLRGASAGMSPEQGSELQLPRPEAEMKLEASPGTEPAHAYAGAGTEPVRRAARCLLVEDNVVNQKVASRLLARLGVEVDIAQHGQEAVDRLQLPGADFDVILMDVQMPVMDGFTATRTIRRQLQLNIPIIALTAGVLESERQQCMACGMDDFLPKPVSLTMLYQSLQKLLPGRIAEVQVKPLFNATGGEREVS